From Methanosarcina lacustris Z-7289, one genomic window encodes:
- the iscB gene encoding RNA-guided endonuclease IscB, with protein sequence MIFVLNKNKQPLSPCHSAVARKLLKTGKAVIHKKYPFTIRLKELKNSENKAEFRLKIDYGSRHTGLAILNGSKVIGLAQIHHKTSIKSNMDSRRAMRRTRRNRTTRYRKPRFNNRKRKEGWLPPSLQSRVDNIQNWVAKLQKLCPLTHISYENAKFDTQLMQNPEISGVEYQQGELQGYEVREYLLEKWNRKCAYCGAENVPLEIEHIIPRARKGTDRVSNLTLACRTCNEAKGTMTAEEFGYPEIQKQARIPLRDATLVTATRWKVYNTLTEKGLEVECGTGARTKMNRIRLNLPKYHHFDAICVGASTPDKITFKTNHVLHIKAKGRGSHCRTNLDKYGFPRGYLSRQKSFFGFQTGDIVKAVVPKGKYKGILFGAVACRKTGYFDIKNKEGVRIGQGINHKYCNILSRADGYEYATENLEVDGIPPTTEVIGILP encoded by the coding sequence ATGATTTTCGTATTAAACAAAAACAAACAACCATTAAGTCCCTGTCATTCAGCAGTTGCCAGAAAATTGCTGAAAACAGGAAAAGCGGTTATTCATAAAAAATATCCATTCACAATTCGACTAAAAGAGTTGAAAAATTCCGAAAATAAAGCTGAATTCCGATTAAAAATAGACTATGGAAGCCGACACACAGGTTTAGCTATCTTAAATGGTTCTAAAGTAATTGGGCTTGCTCAAATCCATCACAAAACCAGTATTAAAAGCAATATGGATAGCCGCAGAGCAATGCGGAGAACTCGACGAAATAGAACAACCAGGTATAGAAAACCCAGATTCAACAACAGAAAACGAAAAGAAGGTTGGCTTCCTCCATCCCTGCAAAGCAGGGTAGACAACATCCAAAATTGGGTTGCTAAACTGCAAAAGTTATGTCCTTTGACTCATATTTCGTATGAAAATGCCAAATTTGATACCCAGCTAATGCAAAATCCTGAAATTTCAGGTGTTGAATATCAGCAGGGAGAACTTCAGGGGTATGAAGTTAGGGAATACTTGCTTGAGAAATGGAATCGAAAATGCGCATATTGCGGAGCAGAAAATGTTCCCTTGGAGATAGAACATATAATTCCAAGAGCAAGAAAAGGAACTGACAGAGTTTCCAATCTAACATTAGCCTGCAGGACTTGCAATGAAGCAAAAGGAACCATGACAGCAGAAGAATTCGGGTATCCTGAGATTCAAAAACAAGCAAGAATACCACTGAGGGATGCTACACTCGTAACTGCTACACGATGGAAAGTCTACAACACACTCACAGAAAAGGGACTTGAAGTCGAATGTGGGACAGGTGCAAGAACGAAGATGAATAGAATCAGGTTGAATCTACCCAAATATCATCATTTTGATGCAATTTGTGTTGGTGCTTCAACACCAGATAAAATAACCTTCAAAACAAACCATGTTCTACACATAAAAGCAAAAGGAAGAGGATCACATTGCAGAACCAATCTTGATAAGTACGGATTTCCGAGAGGGTATCTGAGTAGACAAAAGAGTTTCTTTGGGTTCCAAACAGGAGATATTGTTAAAGCGGTTGTTCCGAAAGGAAAATACAAAGGAATTCTTTTTGGTGCTGTAGCTTGTAGAAAAACAGGGTATTTTGATATTAAAAATAAAGAAGGTGTTAGAATAGGGCAGGGAATTAATCATAAATATTGTAATATTTTGAGTAGAGCAGATGGATACGAATATGCCACAGAGAATTTGGAAGTTGACGGAATTCCTCCTACGACTGAAGTCATAGGCATCCTTCCTTAA
- a CDS encoding PKD domain-containing protein: MKSDRKSIGKITVSVFTALIVLTLLSSAASASLLIYKTPLGAGTPPATQLLTARGNSIDYTAVAASRTDPRMVQFKDLSKGTETYISWEFGDGTYLSGTKITPALKNPVHKFPKPGYYIGGLTIRCTGYRGLMWVHKTIIIKA; encoded by the coding sequence ATGAAAAGTGATCGAAAGTCTATAGGGAAAATAACAGTATCTGTTTTCACCGCATTAATAGTTTTAACTTTATTGTCTTCAGCAGCCTCCGCATCACTTCTTATATACAAAACTCCCCTTGGTGCAGGAACTCCTCCAGCAACACAACTTCTAACCGCTAGAGGTAATTCCATTGATTATACAGCAGTAGCCGCTTCGCGTACTGATCCACGAATGGTGCAATTTAAGGACCTATCAAAAGGTACAGAGACATATATCAGCTGGGAATTTGGAGATGGGACCTATCTCTCAGGAACAAAAATTACTCCAGCACTAAAAAATCCGGTACATAAGTTTCCAAAGCCTGGTTATTATATTGGTGGTCTGACTATCAGGTGTACTGGTTATAGAGGATTGATGTGGGTTCATAAGACAATTATTATTAAAGCGTAA
- a CDS encoding reverse transcriptase/maturase family protein: MDVSNSETLTVRTVAHNEIKKTAGFDSYRRSTSQTKMGSSQDACEQVFTCLCNKNSAQWILKGNIKGCFDKINHQWLINNILRDISAINQFFKTVFVSKCHLNPKKTGTPREGIISPIMVNIALDSIEQLLFTKYSTDKSEKDNSLVKCQNEVNFVRYADNFVVTASSEELAREIKELIRASLKKRSLKLSEENTLITHIDYGFYFLGWNFRKHEGKLLIKIAMEHPATSCVGYSTEIKNKKCDYQGFESFY, encoded by the coding sequence ATGGATGTAAGTAATTCAGAGACATTAACGGTAAGGACAGTTGCCCATAATGAAATCAAGAAAACGGCTGGATTCGATAGTTACAGAAGGTCAACATCACAAACCAAAATGGGAAGTTCACAAGATGCTTGTGAACAGGTGTTTACCTGTCTCTGCAATAAAAATTCTGCACAATGGATCCTGAAAGGAAACATCAAAGGTTGTTTCGACAAAATCAACCATCAATGGCTAATTAACAATATTTTGAGAGACATATCTGCTATTAATCAATTTTTTAAGACCGTTTTTGTTTCTAAATGTCATCTGAACCCAAAAAAAACAGGAACTCCGCGAGAAGGAATCATATCGCCTATTATGGTGAATATAGCTTTAGATAGCATAGAACAATTGTTGTTTACCAAATACAGTACAGATAAAAGTGAGAAAGACAACTCTCTCGTAAAATGTCAAAACGAGGTAAACTTTGTCAGATACGCTGATAATTTTGTGGTCACTGCCAGCTCGGAAGAATTAGCCAGGGAAATTAAGGAACTGATCAGAGCCTCTCTCAAAAAAAGAAGTCTGAAATTATCGGAAGAAAATACTCTAATTACTCATATTGATTATGGTTTTTACTTCCTTGGATGGAATTTCAGAAAACATGAAGGAAAACTTCTAATCAAAATTGCGATGGAACATCCTGCAACCAGCTGTGTGGGGTATTCAACTGAAATAAAAAATAAGAAATGTGACTATCAGGGATTCGAATCATTTTACTAA
- a CDS encoding ATP-binding protein produces the protein MQRLELLPLVLDHKTFFQSPFDIIPRNVSVPPCLDGREINLIYGPLHTGKTSFLKQVASLLQGIKVYINFEDSRFKELGPEDFQEIEKIAAEVYFKENQNKEEPDEDPDAEGAVYYFLDEIHNLPDWENWVDRLNREGAGVFITSSSTSLLSQDVSSLFADRTRVLKLLPFSFKEYLTLRKLRVPRPNLLTPSRCDEMLCLFLHYFDNGGFPDVIKDGNSMLTRAYFEETLQTGVIARHNIQDAEGLKRLAVFLISNMASEYSIDTLKKASGINNEDTIRDYLDYLEEAFLLYRIPMFNHVSEDGTEKDSPCKVYAGDTGFFKTVYPNYPDSLGLRFENLVFLELLRQGKQVSYFRDRRECDFLITEKDSQAVTAAVQVSVYFGSPATREREVLGLMAAMEEYGLNEGLILTLDDEEVMDIADRDGEKRKIIVNSVWKWMLE, from the coding sequence ATGCAAAGACTCGAACTTCTACCTCTGGTTCTTGACCACAAAACCTTCTTTCAGAGTCCCTTTGATATAATCCCACGTAACGTTTCAGTCCCCCCGTGCCTGGATGGGAGGGAGATCAATTTGATCTATGGTCCACTCCATACTGGCAAGACATCCTTCCTGAAGCAGGTCGCAAGCCTTCTGCAGGGTATAAAGGTTTACATTAATTTTGAAGACAGCAGGTTTAAAGAATTAGGACCTGAAGATTTTCAGGAAATTGAGAAAATTGCGGCTGAAGTTTACTTTAAAGAGAATCAAAATAAAGAAGAACCTGATGAAGACCCGGATGCAGAAGGAGCGGTCTACTATTTCCTTGATGAGATTCATAATCTCCCCGACTGGGAGAACTGGGTTGACAGGCTTAACAGAGAAGGAGCAGGAGTTTTTATAACCTCTTCTTCCACAAGTCTCCTGAGTCAGGACGTTTCTTCACTCTTTGCAGACAGGACAAGGGTCCTCAAACTTTTGCCTTTTTCCTTTAAAGAATATCTAACTCTGAGAAAGCTCAGGGTCCCAAGGCCTAACTTACTCACACCTTCCAGATGCGATGAAATGCTGTGCCTGTTCCTGCATTATTTCGACAACGGTGGCTTTCCCGACGTAATAAAAGATGGAAATTCCATGCTTACCCGGGCATATTTTGAGGAAACTCTACAGACAGGGGTTATTGCCCGGCATAATATTCAGGACGCAGAAGGACTGAAAAGACTTGCAGTTTTCCTCATCTCGAACATGGCATCGGAATACTCAATCGACACCCTGAAAAAAGCGAGTGGGATCAATAACGAGGATACTATCCGAGACTACCTTGACTATCTGGAAGAGGCTTTTTTGCTGTACCGGATCCCTATGTTTAACCACGTATCAGAAGACGGAACCGAAAAAGATTCCCCATGTAAAGTTTATGCCGGAGATACGGGTTTCTTCAAGACGGTATACCCCAATTATCCGGACAGCCTGGGATTAAGATTTGAAAACCTTGTGTTTCTTGAACTGCTCAGACAGGGCAAACAGGTCTCATATTTTCGGGACAGGAGAGAATGTGATTTCCTTATAACCGAAAAAGATAGCCAGGCTGTCACGGCTGCGGTTCAGGTCTCGGTCTACTTCGGAAGCCCGGCAACAAGGGAACGGGAGGTCCTCGGGCTTATGGCAGCGATGGAAGAATACGGGCTTAATGAGGGGCTTATCCTTACCCTGGACGATGAAGAAGTTATGGATATAGCAGACAGAGATGGGGAAAAGAGAAAAATAATCGTTAACTCTGTATGGAAGTGGATGCTGGAATAA
- a CDS encoding DUF6141 family protein: MPEKECKEYVDQGMCLIRLYRSCYTGRVATERPETGLIFREVQDLHNNIFLVSVLYPALLLWYVEIYSLVFGKPAGVQNVPDLYLFALWFVFGVFFPLLFYCITYITEVRKDGIYTRLIPLNPSFKKIPIYVVEECRIQAYDPFTGKESEVAKPPQKKANLVVILKLISGKKMVISSKDPEKLCMAIQQASALY, translated from the coding sequence TTGCCTGAAAAGGAATGTAAGGAATATGTTGATCAGGGCATGTGTCTGATCAGGTTATACAGGTCATGCTATACAGGGAGGGTTGCTACGGAACGTCCAGAAACAGGTTTAATTTTTCGAGAAGTACAGGATCTGCATAATAACATTTTCCTGGTTTCTGTCCTTTATCCTGCCCTTCTGCTCTGGTACGTCGAAATCTACAGCCTGGTCTTTGGAAAACCTGCCGGGGTACAGAATGTTCCTGACCTCTACTTATTTGCGCTCTGGTTTGTCTTCGGGGTATTCTTTCCTCTCCTGTTCTACTGTATAACATATATCACAGAGGTCAGAAAGGATGGAATCTATACCCGTTTAATACCTCTGAACCCTTCATTTAAAAAAATCCCTATTTACGTGGTTGAAGAGTGCAGGATTCAGGCATATGACCCTTTTACCGGAAAAGAATCCGAAGTTGCAAAGCCTCCTCAAAAGAAGGCAAACCTGGTTGTTATTCTGAAGCTCATCTCCGGAAAAAAAATGGTGATAAGCTCAAAAGACCCCGAAAAACTCTGTATGGCAATCCAGCAGGCTTCGGCCCTGTACTGA
- a CDS encoding nucleoside deaminase, giving the protein MKHFITKDTPVTEEALNVIAHLPTKSLPAIVEDEFFVKLSDRNIMHIAVLLAQKSYDEGGCPIGGIIIDNNTRRIVGKGHNTLVQDNDPYNHGETSAIRDAGRQDFNNTTIFTTLSPCDICATLIYMRQFARVVVGDVTNASGNEQMLCEKGVKVDILEDPMGITLYAKYRAEKPELDMEDWKGLAAVRKARPDFA; this is encoded by the coding sequence ATGAAACACTTCATTACAAAAGACACGCCTGTTACGGAAGAGGCGCTTAATGTCATTGCCCATTTGCCCACGAAAAGTCTTCCTGCGATAGTTGAAGATGAATTCTTTGTTAAACTGAGCGACCGCAATATTATGCATATAGCAGTTTTACTTGCGCAAAAAAGCTATGATGAGGGAGGCTGTCCCATCGGGGGCATCATCATCGATAACAATACGCGCCGGATTGTCGGCAAAGGGCATAATACGCTTGTGCAGGACAACGACCCTTACAACCACGGGGAAACTTCGGCCATACGCGATGCGGGACGGCAGGACTTCAACAACACCACGATTTTCACAACACTCAGCCCCTGCGACATTTGCGCCACATTGATATATATGCGTCAATTCGCCCGCGTGGTCGTCGGGGATGTTACGAACGCCTCGGGAAATGAACAGATGCTGTGCGAGAAGGGCGTCAAAGTCGATATCCTTGAAGATCCTATGGGAATAACATTGTATGCGAAATATAGGGCCGAAAAACCGGAGCTCGACATGGAAGACTGGAAAGGTCTGGCTGCCGTTCGCAAGGCTCGACCGGACTTTGCTTAA
- a CDS encoding aldo/keto reductase yields the protein MLYRKLGNTGEKVSILGYGCMRLPVLDGAPGTIDEEKATELLRYAIDHGVNYIDSAYSYHGGMSEVFLGNALADGYREKVHLATKLSCKRVQTREDMDRFLNEQLEKLRTDCVDFYLLHAVKKSYWEKLKKLGIIEFLDSALAAGKIKYTGFSFHDELDVFKEVVDAYPWDLCQIQLNFLDETFQAGVEGLKYAAEKGLAVVIMEPLRGGNLASKVPEEARKVWDRASVKRTPAEWAFRYLWDYPEISVVLSGMSEPEHLKENLRIAEEGDPNSLSSKEKSLIDEVKEIYRARIKVNCTGCKYCMPCPSGVNIPRNLSYLNDVFMLDDVGNARFQYGVLLSPEEKAGNCVECGECEKVCPQNIKIREMLKEVQEFLGE from the coding sequence ATGTTATACCGCAAATTAGGAAACACAGGCGAAAAGGTCTCGATTCTCGGCTACGGCTGCATGAGACTTCCCGTTCTCGATGGGGCGCCCGGAACAATAGACGAGGAAAAGGCAACTGAACTCCTCCGCTACGCCATTGACCACGGGGTAAATTACATCGATTCGGCATATTCTTATCATGGTGGGATGAGCGAAGTGTTTCTGGGAAACGCTCTTGCCGATGGCTACCGGGAAAAAGTCCACCTGGCAACCAAGCTTTCCTGCAAGCGCGTGCAGACCAGAGAGGACATGGACCGCTTCTTAAACGAGCAGCTTGAAAAGCTCCGGACGGACTGCGTTGATTTCTACCTCCTGCACGCCGTAAAAAAGAGTTACTGGGAGAAACTGAAGAAACTCGGGATTATCGAATTCCTGGACTCAGCTCTTGCAGCCGGAAAAATTAAATATACCGGTTTTTCCTTCCACGACGAGCTGGACGTTTTCAAGGAAGTCGTGGACGCCTACCCCTGGGACCTCTGCCAGATCCAGTTAAATTTCCTGGACGAAACCTTCCAGGCAGGAGTTGAGGGATTGAAATACGCGGCTGAAAAGGGGCTTGCCGTCGTAATCATGGAACCTTTGAGAGGCGGAAATCTGGCATCAAAAGTCCCGGAAGAAGCCAGGAAGGTATGGGACAGGGCCAGCGTCAAAAGGACCCCTGCAGAATGGGCTTTTCGCTACCTCTGGGACTATCCCGAAATCAGTGTTGTCCTGAGCGGGATGTCGGAACCGGAGCACCTGAAAGAAAACCTTAGAATTGCAGAAGAAGGAGACCCAAATTCCCTTTCTTCCAAAGAAAAAAGCCTGATCGATGAAGTTAAGGAGATCTACAGGGCCCGGATAAAGGTCAACTGCACAGGCTGTAAGTACTGTATGCCCTGCCCTTCTGGAGTGAATATCCCCCGGAACCTCAGTTATTTGAATGACGTTTTTATGCTTGATGATGTGGGAAATGCCAGGTTCCAGTATGGAGTCCTTCTGTCCCCGGAGGAGAAGGCAGGGAATTGTGTTGAGTGCGGGGAGTGTGAGAAGGTCTGTCCGCAGAATATTAAGATTCGAGAGATGTTGAAGGAAGTCCAGGAGTTCCTGGGGGAGTGA
- a CDS encoding zinc ribbon domain-containing protein yields the protein MKKRKCPKCGSENLDAGHIIGERIGYESDSECYFSGPMREFKVHVCLDCGYTELYLDVENQENVEN from the coding sequence ATGAAAAAGAGAAAATGTCCAAAATGTGGTAGCGAAAATCTCGATGCAGGTCATATAATTGGAGAACGTATCGGTTATGAATCTGATAGCGAATGCTATTTTTCCGGCCCGATGCGCGAATTTAAAGTGCATGTTTGTTTAGATTGTGGGTATACGGAATTGTATTTGGATGTAGAAAATCAAGAAAATGTTGAAAATTGA
- a CDS encoding class I SAM-dependent methyltransferase, protein MYRTIRVPIEKGEEARLEVLTADLLEDTRKIRKLQTEKGTFLEIPVTEAAGEKIGNYPVIEQKNPEFLKKPGSLKEYLKNSLSEAELACVPSGWQVLGDIVIVSIPEFLNEKKLLIARALLSMYPKCRSVVRDLGIEGQFRQPKRELLLGSKTETVHKEHGCFFKQDVTKVMYSKGNLDERKRMSKIGSGEVVVDMFSGIGYFSIPMAVHARPEKIISIEINPESFAYLKENIRLNHVEDIITPILGDCSQAAPEGKADRVIMGYVGTTHHYLESAMKALKKSGGILHYHETVPENLSRTRPEERIKKAADCLGKKVEVLKTRRIKKYSPGVLHMVVDVRIFE, encoded by the coding sequence ATGTACAGAACTATCCGCGTTCCGATCGAAAAGGGAGAAGAAGCCCGTCTGGAAGTCTTAACTGCGGATCTCCTTGAAGATACCCGAAAAATCCGTAAACTTCAGACCGAAAAAGGCACTTTTCTTGAAATCCCGGTCACTGAGGCTGCAGGAGAAAAAATTGGAAATTATCCGGTAATTGAACAGAAAAATCCCGAATTTCTGAAAAAACCCGGGTCTCTGAAAGAATACCTCAAAAACTCCCTCTCCGAAGCCGAACTTGCATGCGTTCCATCAGGCTGGCAGGTCCTTGGGGATATAGTAATAGTCAGCATCCCTGAATTCCTCAATGAAAAAAAGCTCCTGATAGCCAGAGCTCTGCTCTCCATGTATCCGAAGTGCAGAAGCGTCGTAAGAGATCTCGGAATCGAAGGACAGTTCCGCCAGCCAAAAAGAGAACTTCTTCTCGGCAGCAAAACCGAAACCGTCCATAAAGAACACGGCTGCTTTTTCAAGCAGGATGTAACAAAAGTGATGTACTCCAAAGGCAACCTCGATGAGAGAAAAAGGATGAGCAAAATAGGAAGCGGGGAAGTCGTGGTGGATATGTTCTCCGGGATAGGATATTTTTCAATTCCCATGGCTGTCCATGCGCGGCCGGAAAAAATCATCTCGATCGAAATTAACCCGGAATCCTTTGCCTACCTGAAGGAAAATATCAGGCTGAACCATGTGGAGGACATTATTACCCCTATTCTGGGAGACTGCTCTCAGGCTGCTCCCGAAGGGAAGGCGGATAGGGTTATAATGGGTTATGTGGGAACTACACACCACTATCTGGAATCGGCGATGAAAGCTTTAAAAAAAAGCGGAGGGATCCTGCATTACCATGAAACTGTACCTGAAAACCTCTCCAGGACCAGGCCTGAAGAAAGGATCAAAAAAGCTGCCGACTGCCTGGGAAAAAAAGTTGAGGTCCTGAAAACCCGAAGGATAAAAAAGTATTCTCCGGGTGTCCTGCATATGGTTGTGGACGTGCGGATCTTTGAATGA
- a CDS encoding carboxymuconolactone decarboxylase family protein, translated as MGKNIQAIKEVKGFLPRSVVYAEKISEDFGDGLAGFYKAVWAEREGGLSMKQKHLMVFAIACSNNNTESAVKILERLQKFGATRAEISDTMMMAAWTGGIQNFTDFSAAALKEMERLGF; from the coding sequence ATGGGGAAGAATATCCAAGCAATCAAAGAAGTAAAGGGCTTTTTGCCCAGATCTGTTGTTTACGCTGAAAAGATAAGTGAGGATTTTGGCGACGGACTTGCAGGCTTTTATAAAGCTGTCTGGGCTGAGAGGGAAGGCGGGCTTTCCATGAAACAGAAGCACCTCATGGTCTTTGCTATCGCCTGCTCCAACAACAACACGGAAAGCGCGGTCAAGATCCTGGAAAGGCTTCAGAAATTCGGAGCCACACGAGCCGAAATTTCAGATACTATGATGATGGCTGCCTGGACCGGTGGAATTCAGAATTTCACGGATTTCAGTGCAGCTGCACTGAAAGAAATGGAAAGACTTGGCTTTTAA
- a CDS encoding HAD family hydrolase, with protein MAIKAENYFWRFASSNGKFFLGKGDDLTTGMENMIDNKYNTIIFDFDYTLADETNGIVSSFNYAFSRLYIKGYDRESIKKTVGLPLNEAFMQLTNKINETLISRFKDSFREKADEVMSKNTVLFDDTISTLQRLKQNGFNTGIVTTKYHYRIVETLNMHNISNLIDVIVGGEDVKVPKPSPEGLLLAIDSLSKQLNNVLYIGDSLVDAKTALTANVDFAAVTTGTTSANDFSQYPCTKILKNLSELFKD; from the coding sequence ATGGCTATTAAGGCTGAAAATTACTTTTGGCGTTTTGCTTCATCTAACGGAAAGTTCTTTTTGGGCAAAGGTGATGATTTAACAACAGGAATGGAAAATATGATTGACAATAAATATAATACCATTATTTTTGATTTTGACTACACATTGGCAGATGAAACTAATGGTATTGTATCAAGTTTTAATTACGCTTTCAGCAGGTTATATATTAAAGGATATGACCGCGAAAGCATAAAAAAGACCGTCGGATTACCGCTGAATGAAGCGTTCATGCAACTGACAAACAAGATAAATGAAACCTTAATAAGCCGTTTTAAGGATTCATTCAGAGAAAAGGCCGATGAAGTAATGTCAAAAAATACTGTGCTTTTTGATGACACGATAAGTACATTGCAGAGATTAAAGCAGAATGGGTTCAATACAGGAATCGTAACTACAAAATATCATTATAGGATAGTTGAAACATTAAACATGCACAATATTTCAAATTTGATAGATGTTATTGTCGGGGGAGAAGATGTAAAGGTTCCAAAGCCGTCTCCTGAAGGGTTATTACTTGCAATTGACAGCCTTAGCAAACAACTAAATAATGTGCTATATATTGGAGATAGTCTGGTAGATGCTAAAACGGCCTTAACGGCAAATGTTGATTTTGCGGCGGTGACCACAGGAACAACAAGCGCAAACGATTTCTCACAATATCCATGTACAAAGATATTAAAGAATTTGTCAGAGCTCTTCAAGGACTAG